A single genomic interval of Arachis duranensis cultivar V14167 chromosome 7, aradu.V14167.gnm2.J7QH, whole genome shotgun sequence harbors:
- the LOC107458649 gene encoding uncharacterized protein LOC107458649 has protein sequence MAAEVSSLVRVMGEQHRTVGNEAEKSTALITRDLLGGSSVESQELDLDLQVPTGWEKRLDLQSGKVYIQRCNNTLGSLQVNEQKLNQVKSTTLGPKLQDLNFPSSTTQPSSKVPLNLFDDTNLDLKLVSSSSISLPSNNNNNNYQSVCTLDKVKSALERAEKEPILRKRTSFLKSVSSPSSYSSSSSSIREMQEEESDDNKMMMMMMGNSSSSSTLSSPIAAGCPGCLSYVLILKNNPKCPRCNTIVPMPSVKKPRIDLNISI, from the exons atgGCAGCAGAGGTAAGCTCGTTGGTAAGGGTGATGGGAGAACAGCATCGGACGGTGGGGAATGAGGCAGAGAAATCAACGGCTCTGATCACACGGGACCTGTTAGGTGGCTCCTCCGTCGAATCACAGGAACTCGACCTCGACTTGCAGGTTCCCACCGGTTGGGAGAAACGCCTTGACCTTCAG TCAGGGAAAGTTTATATCCAAAGGTGCAACAACACATTAGGTTCACTACAAGTGAATGAACAAAAGCTAAATCAAGTGAAATCAACAACATTAGGACCAAAACTTCAAGACCTTAATTTCCCATCTTCAACAACACAACCATCGTCCAAAGTTCCTTTGAACCTCTTTGATGACACAAACCTAGACCTAAAACTTGTCTCATCATCTTCAATTTCATTACCCtcaaataacaacaacaataattaccAAAGTGTGTGCACTCTTGACAAAGTGAAATCAGCACTAGAGAGGGCAGAGAAGGAGCCAATACTAAGAAAAAGAACATCATTCTTGAAATCGGTATCATCACCCTCATCGTACTCGTCATCCTCATCCTCAATTCGGGAGATGCAAGAGGAAGAGAGTGATGATaacaagatgatgatgatgatgatgggtaattcatcatcatcatcgacGCTGTCATCACCAATTGCTGCAGGGTGCCCTGGATGCTTGTCTTATGTTTTGATCTTGAAGAACAATCCAAAGTGTCCTAGGTGTAACACTATTGTTCCCATGCCATCAGTTAAGAAACCTAGGATTGACCTTAATATTTCAATTTAA